From the genome of Natrinema marinum:
GCTCCGAGAGGACATCTGCCGCGATCGTCGTTTCAGGTGCCGGGGGTGAACTCATTACTCGGTAGAGCCACTGGGTAGGGGAAAGAAGTGTACCAGCATGATCTGGTATCGCTGAGTGGTCGTCACTCGTCGGCCCGGAAGTATGCCGATAGTAGCTTTGCCAGCGCGACGCGGAGGTGCTGGTGGAACGTCTGGCGGGCGATGCCGAGCCGATCGGCGATCTCACCGGCGTCGCTGTTTCGCGTCGGCCACTCGAAGTAGCCGCCGTGGTAGGCCGCCTCGAGGGCCAGCCGCTGTTTCTCGGTCAGGGCCGACTCGACGCGCTGCCGGAAGTCGCTCCACGTTTCGACCGGCCGGTCGATGGTTCGCTTCGAGACGAGGCGCGTCTCCGGGTAGGCCGACGTGACCGCGTCGTTGAGGTCGCGCAGGTTCGCGTCGGGGCTCACCTGGACCGTGAGTGTTCCAGCGCCGTCGCGCACGGTTTTCGACTGGAGCCGCGCGCCGTACTCCGCGAGCAGTGCGGTGATCGTCGCCCCGCGAACGACGATCTCCCAGTAGCTCTCTTCGTCGGTCGCGTCGATCAATCGGGACTCCGTGATCGCCTCGTCGTCTCTCGCCACCTCCCGGATCCGCTCGGGAGCGGCCCCGGTGACGGTGAGATAGTAGACGAACACCTCGTCGGTCAGCGGCAACACGTGATCGACCGACAGCGTACTGCCGGTGAGCGCCGACATCCGAATACAGCTGTCGCCTCGGTCGCTCGACTCGAACTCGAGTTCGACGACGGTGTCCATGTAGAGGAGCCGTCGAACCGCCATCGCGTTGATCGCGTGGCCGATCGTGCCGCCGAACTCCTGTAACACCTCGCGCTCGCGGTCGGCGAACGCCGACGCCTCGTCGGCCCCGACTACTAGCGCGCCGGTCGGCCGATCGGCAGCGACGATCGGGACGACCGCGATGGCCTCGTAGCCCCGTTCGCGAGCGTCGGTCCGCCACTCGTCGATGGGACTCTCGGAGAGATGGCGGTATCGCTGGACCGTTCGGGTTTCGAACGGTGACGTTCCCGACGCGTCGGCCGGCGGATCGACGAACGACGCGAGCACGCCGTCGGCCGCCGGCTCGTCGATCCCCGCCCAGATTTCGGGATCCCAGGCGTGGCCGTCGGCCCTCGCGGCAGGTTCTACTCGCCCGATGGCCGCAAAGCGGTAGGCGTCGGCGGCGGCGAACTCCTCGACGATCGCCGTTTCGATCTCCTCGCGCGTCTCCGCCGCGACTATCGTCTCGTCGATCGCCCTGATGACCGCGTTGAGCCGCTCGAGGCGCTTGAGTTCCCGTTCGCGCGCCTTTCGCTCGCTGATATCGCGGCCGACGCCGGTGTAGCCGAGGACATTGCCCTCGTCGTCGGTGATCCGGGCACTGTTGAACTCGTAGGGGATCCGACGCCCGTCCTCGGTGATGACTCGCCCCTCGGCGGTCACGCGCTCCCCCTTCTCGAGAATGCGCTCGATCGCCTCGCTGATGTGTTCGTGATCCTCTGGTGCGATGAACGTAAGCGGATCTATGTCGTCGAGGTCGTCTAGGTCGTAATCGGCCGCGAGCTCGAACCGCCCGTTCCACTGAATCAGATTCCCCTCGGTATCGTACGCGTAGAGCACGTCCGGCTGGGCCTCGAGGAGGCTCTCGGTGAACGCTTTCTCCTCGCGCAGCGCCCGTTCGCGGGCCTTTCGCTCGCTGATATCGCGGCCCGTGCCCGTGAAGCCGAGGACATTGCCCTCGTCGTCGGTGATCCGGGCGCTGTTGAACTCGTAGGGGATCCGACGGCCGTCTTTCGTGAGGAGATCCGCTTCGACGGTGACGTGTTCATCTCCCTCGAGCGCGCGTTGGATCGCCTCGTCGATCCGCTCGCGGTCCGCCGGGGCGACGAACTCCAGCGGTGTCATCTCGGCCAGCTCCGACTCGCTGTAGCCCGTTACCGCAGGCACGCGGTCGTTCCACTCGAGGTAGTTCCCTTCCGCGTCGAACGCGTAGACGATGTCCGGCTGCGCCTCGAAGACGTTCTCCGCGAAGGCTTTCTCCTCGCGGAGTTCCCGTTGGCGCTCGTGTTCTTCGGTACGGTCGCGAACGAACCAGACGTACCCCCGCAGGTCGGTCTCGGCATCGATGGGGTCACCGATCGTCCCGTCCGCGCCGATCGTGGCGACGATGTCGCGGGCCCACAGTCGGCGTTCCTCCGCCCCGATACGCCAGCCGTTGTCTTCGACCGTCCCGTCGGTCTGGGCCCGCTCGAGCAACTGGTTCGGTCGACCGGAGTCGCGGGCGGCCGGCGGGAAGAGGGTCCGGTAGTGTGAGCCGAGGATGGCTCCCTCGTCGTACCCCGTGAGTCGTCGAGCTCCGTCGTTCCAGCCGGTGACGACGCCGTCCGAATCCAACGGTACGACGGCGGCGTCGCTGTCGAGGGTGCTCAGCTCGGTGATCTCGAGACTGACCTCGTCTAGCGTGCTGTCCACGATCCCGATTTCCCCCGTGCGTTCGATCCGTGTCCGTGTTCGATCGGGCTATCGTCCATGTGATTGGTAAGCACAACCACACACAGTATATGTTATCTCCATATACGAAAAGCCACGGGTGGTACGTCCGCAATGCGTGACGCTCGAGCCGGCGACCACGCCGGAATCGTCGCCGCGAACCGTCGCCGTTAACGCGCTCAAAGCGCGAGCACGAGTATGACCGCGCTCGCGATCGTCGAAAGCCGCGCCGACCGCGCTTCGGAGCACATCTGCGAGCAGCTCCACGAGCACGCCGACTGGGAGCGCCGCGAGGACGACACCCGACCGGCGGCCGACGGTGGCGGCACCTACTATCGGACCGACGGGGCCGTCCTCCGCTCGTTCGACGACCTGCACATCGAACTCGAGCGTCCCGCTGACGCCTTCGACTGCGACCCCGATCTGCTCGTCTTCGCCTCGCGACACTCGGGCGACACGGGGGCGCTGCTGACCGGCCACTTCACGGGCAACTTCGGCCCGGCCGAGTTCGGCGGCGAGCCCGACGCGCTGGCCGATGCCGCGCCGAACGCCCTGGTCCGCCTGCTCGAGGCCTTCGACGAGTACGCTCCCGAGGCGTACGACGTGGGCATGGAGTGTACCCACCACGGCCCGAGCGACGTGGGCTGTCCGTCGCTGTTCGCCGAACTCGGCAGCGGCGACGAGCAATGGGACGATCCCGCCGGTGCCGAGGCCGTCGCCCGCGCCATTCTCGACCTTCGCGATGTCGACCCCCACCGCGAACGACAGATCGTCGGCTTCGGCGGCAACCACTACGCGCCCCGATTCGGACGCGTCGTCCGCGAGACGCCGTGGGCGGTCGGCCACGTCGCGGCCGACTGGGCGCTCGAGGCGATGGACCACCCGACGGCCCACCGCGACGTGCTCGAGCGGGCCTTCGAGGCCAGCGACGCCGAAATCGCGTTACTCGACGGCGACTGGCCAGTCCTCGAGGAAACCCTCGAGACGATGGACTGCCGGCTGGTCGGCGAGACCTGGCTGCGCGAGGTCGGCGACCGGCCCCTCGAACTCGTCGACGCGGTCGAATCCGAACTGGGTGCGGTCGAGGACGGGATCCGCTTCGGCGATCGGACCGCCGAATCGATCGCCGTCGTCGACCTCCCCACGGAACTCGTCACGACGGCCGAGGGGATCGACCACGAATACGTTCGCACCGTCGTCGAAGCACACACCGTCGCCTTCGCCACCGAGAACGGCGGGAGCCGCGTCGGTTCGCGGGCGGCGGTTCCGGTGACCGTCACCGAGGCCGAGGTCGAAAACGGCAGCAAACTGACCGGCCCGCGAGCGGCGATCGTCGAGGGACTCGCCGCGGTCCTCGAATCGAAGTTCGACGCCGTTCGACTCGAAGACGATGCCGTCGTCGCGACGGAGACCGCGTTCGATCCCGAACGTGCGCGCGAGGCCGGCGTTCCGGAAGGACGGAAATTTGGCGCGCTCGCTGAGGGGGACCCGGTGACAATCGACGGAGAAACAGTCAGTCCTGAGAGAGTTCACACCGAACGGACCCGTCGATTCCCCTTCTAACCCAGCCGTCGGCCGACAGTAATATATACTTACTCGGCACCGTACCGCGCATTCCCCGGCGAAGGTGACAGACACGTAAGATACTATTAACGTGTCAGACAGACGGCTGACGTGTAGGGGAAAGGTAATTATGCTCCATCTTTTAGACAGGGCCAAGAATGGACTCTAT
Proteins encoded in this window:
- a CDS encoding PAS domain S-box protein, with the protein product MDSTLDEVSLEITELSTLDSDAAVVPLDSDGVVTGWNDGARRLTGYDEGAILGSHYRTLFPPAARDSGRPNQLLERAQTDGTVEDNGWRIGAEERRLWARDIVATIGADGTIGDPIDAETDLRGYVWFVRDRTEEHERQRELREEKAFAENVFEAQPDIVYAFDAEGNYLEWNDRVPAVTGYSESELAEMTPLEFVAPADRERIDEAIQRALEGDEHVTVEADLLTKDGRRIPYEFNSARITDDEGNVLGFTGTGRDISERKARERALREEKAFTESLLEAQPDVLYAYDTEGNLIQWNGRFELAADYDLDDLDDIDPLTFIAPEDHEHISEAIERILEKGERVTAEGRVITEDGRRIPYEFNSARITDDEGNVLGYTGVGRDISERKARERELKRLERLNAVIRAIDETIVAAETREEIETAIVEEFAAADAYRFAAIGRVEPAARADGHAWDPEIWAGIDEPAADGVLASFVDPPADASGTSPFETRTVQRYRHLSESPIDEWRTDARERGYEAIAVVPIVAADRPTGALVVGADEASAFADREREVLQEFGGTIGHAINAMAVRRLLYMDTVVELEFESSDRGDSCIRMSALTGSTLSVDHVLPLTDEVFVYYLTVTGAAPERIREVARDDEAITESRLIDATDEESYWEIVVRGATITALLAEYGARLQSKTVRDGAGTLTVQVSPDANLRDLNDAVTSAYPETRLVSKRTIDRPVETWSDFRQRVESALTEKQRLALEAAYHGGYFEWPTRNSDAGEIADRLGIARQTFHQHLRVALAKLLSAYFRADE
- a CDS encoding D-aminoacyl-tRNA deacylase; the encoded protein is MTALAIVESRADRASEHICEQLHEHADWERREDDTRPAADGGGTYYRTDGAVLRSFDDLHIELERPADAFDCDPDLLVFASRHSGDTGALLTGHFTGNFGPAEFGGEPDALADAAPNALVRLLEAFDEYAPEAYDVGMECTHHGPSDVGCPSLFAELGSGDEQWDDPAGAEAVARAILDLRDVDPHRERQIVGFGGNHYAPRFGRVVRETPWAVGHVAADWALEAMDHPTAHRDVLERAFEASDAEIALLDGDWPVLEETLETMDCRLVGETWLREVGDRPLELVDAVESELGAVEDGIRFGDRTAESIAVVDLPTELVTTAEGIDHEYVRTVVEAHTVAFATENGGSRVGSRAAVPVTVTEAEVENGSKLTGPRAAIVEGLAAVLESKFDAVRLEDDAVVATETAFDPERAREAGVPEGRKFGALAEGDPVTIDGETVSPERVHTERTRRFPF